In the genome of Hymenobacter taeanensis, one region contains:
- a CDS encoding sugar MFS transporter: MAAPISASTVSRPEATTAEGQTPRYTSALASLTVLFFMMGFITCLNDILIPYLKAIFGLSYTQANFINLCFFGAYFVMGIPAGMLVKRIGYKGGMLVGFLIAALGAFLFYPAAESRSYGLFLGALFVLATGVVLLQVAGNPYVSILGPARSAPARLTLTQAFNSLGTTVAPLLGAALILSNLPDLESASTAAIDVRAVQVPYLCIGAVLIVISVLLGLLKLPKITLEHTEEAPNRRAWHYRHLVFGVIGIFAYVGGEVAIGSHIVSYLGHPDIMGLSPKLAGDKVAYYWGGAMVGRFLGAYLLNKFNPGRLLAFNAVGAVVLVLISISTSGDVAMWSLLAVGLMNSIMFATIFTLAVAGLGRHTEEASGLLNVGIVGGAVVPLLFGLVADSSSLRWAFVLPILCYVYIMWYGLRGHRPSQA; this comes from the coding sequence ATGGCTGCTCCCATTTCCGCATCCACAGTATCCCGGCCGGAGGCCACCACTGCTGAAGGGCAAACCCCGCGCTATACCTCAGCGCTGGCGTCCCTCACGGTGCTGTTTTTCATGATGGGTTTTATCACCTGCCTGAACGACATCTTAATTCCGTATCTCAAGGCTATTTTCGGCCTCAGCTATACTCAAGCTAACTTTATCAACCTCTGCTTCTTCGGGGCCTACTTCGTGATGGGCATTCCGGCGGGCATGCTGGTGAAGCGCATTGGCTACAAGGGCGGCATGCTCGTGGGCTTCCTGATTGCGGCTCTAGGCGCTTTCCTGTTTTACCCCGCAGCCGAAAGCCGCTCCTACGGCCTGTTTCTGGGCGCGTTGTTTGTGCTAGCTACCGGCGTAGTGCTGCTGCAAGTGGCCGGCAACCCGTACGTATCCATTCTTGGTCCGGCCCGCTCAGCGCCGGCCCGCCTCACGCTCACGCAAGCGTTTAACTCCCTGGGCACCACGGTGGCTCCCTTGCTGGGTGCCGCCCTGATTCTGTCGAACCTGCCCGATCTGGAGTCGGCCTCTACTGCCGCCATTGATGTGCGGGCTGTGCAGGTTCCTTACCTGTGCATTGGGGCCGTGCTCATTGTCATCAGCGTGCTGCTAGGCCTGCTTAAGCTGCCCAAGATTACTCTCGAGCATACTGAAGAAGCCCCCAACCGCCGCGCCTGGCACTACCGCCATCTGGTATTCGGGGTGATTGGCATTTTCGCCTACGTGGGGGGCGAGGTAGCTATTGGCTCGCACATTGTAAGCTACTTAGGCCACCCTGATATCATGGGGCTGTCGCCGAAACTAGCCGGCGACAAGGTGGCCTACTACTGGGGTGGCGCTATGGTGGGCCGCTTCCTGGGCGCTTATCTGCTCAACAAGTTCAACCCTGGCCGCCTGCTGGCTTTCAATGCCGTCGGGGCCGTGGTGCTGGTGCTCATCTCGATCAGCACCAGCGGCGACGTAGCCATGTGGAGCCTGCTGGCCGTGGGCCTGATGAACTCCATCATGTTCGCCACCATCTTCACGTTGGCCGTAGCCGGCCTGGGCCGGCACACCGAGGAAGCCTCGGGCCTGCTTAACGTGGGTATTGTGGGCGGGGCCGTGGTACCACTGCTCTTTGGGCTGGTAGCCGATTCCAGCTCCCTGCGCTGGGCCTTTGTGCTGCCCATTCTGTGCTACGTGTACATCATGTGGTATGGTCTCCGAGGCCACCGCCCCAGCCAAGCGTAA
- a CDS encoding RagB/SusD family nutrient uptake outer membrane protein: protein MKKILIPVFALVLLGSCDVLDKQPLPTIAPENFYQNADDAEAAITAAYDALQATGLYSQDLVVVGEMPSDNCTSTNGDVTTLDRINWTPTTSQVTNIWRACYIGINRANAVLKYVPNVSMAADRKNQILGEAYFLRALHYYNLVKLYGAVPLRLDPTETGDPAVIALPRTSAETVYGQIVTDLTAADGLAPASNTNRVTKGAVNALLAKVYLTQRQWAQAATAANKVINAGTYSLLPNFKGLFPAENKAPETILEVQNQGNADGNNILPDLLLPSPPATYSFPKFNIPTAELLQYADTSSVLAGGVRKPNADKRWTLIGRTNAGRDYASFVYSTSSTANDRGAFVYKWPGAPNAFNSPDNTYILRYADVLLMYAEAANEQSGPSADVLAKLNLVRTRAGLLPLTAASPQYASKKALRDEIDRQRRLELAFEGERWYDLLRYARHNQAEPGAHAVTALDLIQEKLTRPDVNYLLFPIPQNEINNNAQLQQNPGY from the coding sequence ATGAAAAAGATACTAATCCCCGTTTTTGCGCTGGTTCTGCTGGGTAGCTGCGATGTTCTTGACAAGCAGCCCCTGCCCACTATTGCGCCCGAAAACTTTTACCAGAACGCCGATGACGCGGAGGCAGCTATTACGGCCGCCTACGACGCCCTGCAGGCTACCGGCCTCTACAGCCAGGACTTGGTAGTAGTGGGTGAAATGCCCTCTGATAACTGCACCAGCACCAACGGCGACGTTACCACGCTGGACCGGATTAACTGGACGCCGACCACCAGCCAGGTAACCAACATCTGGCGCGCTTGTTACATTGGCATCAACCGCGCCAATGCCGTGCTGAAATACGTGCCGAACGTATCGATGGCCGCGGATCGGAAAAACCAGATTCTGGGCGAAGCCTACTTCCTGCGGGCCCTGCACTACTACAACCTGGTGAAGCTGTACGGCGCAGTGCCGTTGCGCCTAGACCCCACCGAAACCGGTGACCCCGCAGTAATTGCCCTGCCCCGCACATCGGCTGAAACCGTGTATGGCCAGATTGTTACTGACCTGACCGCGGCCGATGGCCTGGCCCCGGCCAGCAACACCAACCGCGTAACGAAAGGAGCCGTGAATGCACTGCTGGCCAAAGTGTACCTCACGCAGCGCCAGTGGGCCCAGGCCGCAACGGCCGCCAACAAGGTTATCAACGCTGGCACGTACTCGTTGCTGCCTAATTTCAAAGGCCTTTTCCCGGCTGAGAACAAGGCGCCCGAAACCATTCTGGAAGTGCAAAACCAGGGCAACGCCGATGGCAACAACATCCTGCCCGACCTATTGCTTCCTTCGCCGCCGGCCACGTACTCCTTCCCGAAGTTCAACATTCCTACTGCCGAGCTGCTCCAGTACGCCGATACCTCATCGGTGCTGGCGGGCGGCGTGCGCAAGCCCAATGCTGACAAGCGCTGGACGCTCATTGGCCGCACCAATGCCGGCCGCGACTACGCCAGCTTCGTGTACAGCACCAGCAGCACGGCCAACGATAGAGGCGCGTTTGTGTACAAGTGGCCCGGTGCTCCCAATGCCTTCAACAGCCCCGACAACACCTACATTCTGCGCTACGCCGATGTACTGCTGATGTACGCGGAGGCTGCCAACGAACAGAGTGGCCCCTCAGCCGATGTGCTGGCTAAGCTGAACCTGGTACGTACCCGGGCTGGGTTGCTCCCGCTCACGGCTGCCTCGCCGCAGTACGCCAGCAAAAAGGCCCTGCGCGATGAAATTGACCGTCAGCGCCGCTTAGAGCTGGCCTTTGAAGGTGAGCGGTGGTATGATCTTCTGCGCTACGCCCGCCACAACCAGGCCGAACCCGGCGCGCATGCGGTAACTGCCCTGGACCTGATTCAGGAGAAGCTTACCCGTCCGGATGTGAACTACCTGTTGTTCCCCATTCCGCAGAACGAGATTAACAACAACGCACAGCTCCAGCAGAACCCTGGTTATTAA
- a CDS encoding SusC/RagA family TonB-linked outer membrane protein: MPLSLQFPHGSGFRSRLWLTPAVGGVLLSGLTLALPAAATAATPSAKRTAAALVNSPVSGRVVDAKGEGLPGVTVLLEGTTLGSATDASGAYTISNVPAGSYTLVISSVGFTTSRQAITVVDGQPTQVSSITLNEDTQALKEVVVVGYGTLSRQELTTSVASVSAPQIERQRVAGFDQALQGQAPGVQVTAPTGAPGAGINVRIRGNSSITGSNSPLYVIDGVPVLPTYDRELSVGNQKPNPLNSINPADIESIDVLKDGAAAAIYGVRAANGVVVVTTKRGKSGKPQVGLNAYYGVQQLRKKLDVLNARQFAEYYNESQINGGAAPGFADVNNLPYDTDWQDEVYRTAAIQNYQLNVSGGTDKTRYYVAGGYFKQDGIILNSGFDRFNFKLNFDQQAGTKFRIGTNMNMSRTNTNGSVRSELGLGNSGTVLGTLAQIPTIPVRDANGVYATNPFSLSDNPVGNLLETNNKAITNQVIGNLYGEYDILKNLKFRSSLGIDFRTQLENEFITRNYPGTSRADASTRGSGRTGTTQQTIWLWENTVTYNPNLGEKHSLQLLAGQSVQESNRFASNASVRGYASNAVPYLSAGTERLGTSSYEEEWGLTSLFARAIYSFDDRYLATLSLRQDGTSRFDQHYGYFPAVALGWRISKESFFPQNTPVSDLKVRGSFGINGNQELGYTYQRFSAYSAGSNYAGSAGTIQGGIRPDRIGNRDLKWETSKQYDLGLDLGLFNDRLTFNFDAYRKRSNNLLLSVPLAPSTGAEQLSIIQNVGTVENKGLEFALATTNVQGENGGFNWSTNLNASLNRNKVIDLGTLVNDQNQLVDRTIINSNSITKKGQPLGVFYGHQVQGIFQSADEIKAAPTQPGNPKPGDIRFVDVNGDGKINNDDRTIIGNPNPKVIAGVTNTFTFKGLDLSVFFQGSFGNDIYNANRQALESLTGPVNQLTTVLDRWTPSNTNTNIPRAVFNDPNGNGRFSSRWIEDGSYVRLKNLTLGYTLPTTLINKARIASLRVYVSGQNLITWTDYSGYDPEVSADPFSSTSIGRDFGVYPQSRTYTVGLNANF, from the coding sequence ATGCCGCTTTCATTACAATTCCCACACGGCTCTGGCTTCCGCAGCCGCCTTTGGCTTACGCCAGCGGTGGGCGGTGTGCTCCTCTCGGGCCTAACCCTTGCCCTGCCGGCCGCTGCAACGGCCGCTACCCCCAGCGCCAAGCGTACTGCCGCCGCGTTGGTAAACAGCCCCGTGAGTGGCCGTGTAGTTGATGCCAAAGGTGAAGGCCTGCCCGGCGTTACGGTACTGCTGGAAGGCACCACGCTGGGCAGCGCTACTGATGCCTCGGGTGCTTACACCATTTCTAACGTACCCGCAGGTTCTTACACCCTGGTCATCTCGTCGGTGGGCTTTACCACCAGCCGCCAGGCTATTACCGTAGTTGACGGCCAGCCCACGCAGGTGAGCAGCATTACCCTCAACGAGGACACGCAGGCGCTGAAGGAAGTAGTGGTAGTGGGCTACGGCACGCTGAGCCGCCAGGAGCTGACCACGTCAGTAGCGTCGGTATCGGCGCCGCAGATTGAGCGGCAGCGGGTAGCCGGCTTCGATCAGGCCCTGCAAGGCCAGGCCCCCGGCGTACAGGTAACGGCTCCTACGGGAGCTCCGGGTGCGGGCATTAACGTGCGCATTCGGGGTAACAGCTCTATTACCGGCAGCAACTCCCCGCTGTATGTGATTGATGGCGTACCCGTGCTGCCCACCTACGACCGTGAGCTGAGCGTAGGCAACCAGAAGCCCAACCCCCTCAACTCCATCAACCCCGCCGATATTGAGTCGATTGACGTGCTCAAGGACGGTGCCGCCGCTGCTATTTACGGTGTGCGCGCTGCCAACGGCGTAGTGGTGGTTACTACCAAGCGTGGTAAGTCGGGCAAGCCGCAGGTAGGCCTCAATGCTTACTACGGCGTGCAGCAGCTCCGCAAGAAGCTGGACGTGCTCAACGCGCGTCAGTTTGCAGAGTACTACAATGAGTCGCAGATTAACGGGGGTGCTGCTCCTGGCTTCGCTGATGTCAATAACCTGCCCTACGACACCGATTGGCAGGATGAGGTGTACCGCACGGCCGCCATTCAGAACTATCAGCTGAACGTAAGCGGCGGCACCGACAAAACCCGTTACTATGTGGCGGGTGGCTACTTCAAGCAGGATGGTATCATTCTGAACTCGGGCTTCGACCGCTTCAACTTCAAGCTGAACTTTGATCAGCAGGCGGGCACCAAGTTCCGGATTGGCACCAACATGAACATGAGCCGCACCAATACTAATGGTAGCGTGCGCAGTGAGCTGGGCCTGGGCAACTCAGGCACCGTACTAGGTACGCTGGCTCAAATCCCGACCATTCCCGTGCGGGATGCCAACGGCGTATACGCCACCAACCCCTTCTCGCTGTCAGACAACCCCGTTGGCAACCTCCTGGAAACCAACAACAAGGCTATTACCAACCAGGTAATTGGCAACCTGTACGGGGAGTACGACATTCTGAAGAACCTGAAGTTCCGCTCGTCGCTGGGCATCGACTTCCGCACCCAGCTGGAGAATGAGTTCATCACCCGCAACTACCCCGGCACCTCGCGGGCTGATGCTTCTACGCGAGGCAGCGGCCGCACCGGCACTACCCAGCAAACTATCTGGCTCTGGGAAAACACGGTAACCTACAACCCCAACCTGGGTGAGAAGCACAGCCTGCAACTGCTGGCGGGCCAGTCGGTACAGGAGTCTAACCGCTTTGCCTCCAACGCTTCAGTGCGGGGCTACGCTTCCAACGCAGTGCCGTACCTCTCGGCCGGTACTGAGCGCCTGGGCACCAGCAGCTACGAGGAAGAGTGGGGCCTGACTAGCTTGTTTGCCCGCGCTATCTATAGCTTCGATGACCGGTACCTGGCCACGCTGAGCTTGCGCCAGGATGGCACCAGCCGCTTTGACCAGCACTACGGCTACTTCCCGGCCGTGGCTTTGGGCTGGCGCATCTCCAAGGAGTCTTTCTTCCCCCAGAACACCCCTGTTTCTGACCTGAAAGTGCGCGGCAGCTTTGGTATCAACGGTAACCAGGAGCTGGGCTACACTTACCAGCGCTTTAGCGCCTACAGCGCCGGCTCCAACTACGCAGGCAGCGCCGGCACCATCCAGGGTGGCATTCGCCCCGACCGGATCGGTAACCGCGACCTGAAGTGGGAAACGTCTAAGCAATATGACCTGGGCCTCGACTTGGGCCTGTTCAACGACCGTCTCACGTTTAACTTTGATGCCTACCGCAAGCGCTCAAACAACCTGTTGCTGAGCGTGCCCCTGGCCCCCAGCACGGGTGCTGAGCAGCTGAGCATCATCCAGAACGTGGGTACAGTAGAGAACAAGGGCCTGGAGTTTGCCCTAGCTACTACCAACGTGCAGGGCGAAAACGGAGGCTTCAACTGGAGCACTAACCTGAACGCCTCGCTGAACCGCAACAAGGTTATTGACCTGGGCACGCTGGTAAACGACCAGAACCAACTGGTGGACCGTACCATCATCAACAGCAACAGCATTACCAAGAAGGGCCAGCCGCTGGGCGTGTTCTACGGCCACCAGGTGCAGGGCATCTTCCAGTCGGCTGATGAAATTAAGGCGGCTCCTACGCAACCCGGCAACCCTAAGCCAGGAGATATCCGCTTCGTAGACGTGAACGGTGATGGTAAAATCAACAATGATGACCGCACCATCATCGGCAATCCTAACCCCAAAGTTATTGCGGGCGTTACGAACACGTTCACCTTTAAAGGTCTCGATCTGAGCGTGTTCTTCCAGGGCAGCTTCGGCAACGACATCTATAATGCCAACCGCCAAGCGCTGGAGTCGCTGACCGGCCCGGTTAACCAGCTCACCACGGTGCTCGACCGCTGGACGCCTTCTAACACCAACACCAACATACCACGGGCGGTGTTTAATGACCCGAACGGCAACGGCCGCTTCTCGTCGCGCTGGATTGAGGATGGCAGCTACGTGCGCCTCAAAAACCTAACCCTGGGCTACACACTGCCCACCACGCTCATCAACAAGGCCCGCATTGCCAGCCTGCGCGTGTACGTGAGCGGTCAGAACCTGATTACCTGGACGGACTACTCGGGCTACGACCCGGAGGTAAGCGCCGACCCCTTCTCTTCCACTAGCATCGGTCGCGACTTTGGCGTGTACCCCCAATCCCGCACTTATACCGTTGGTCTGAACGCCAACTTCTAA
- a CDS encoding carbohydrate kinase family protein, with protein MNPSTAIVCIGEFLWDMLPAGRQPGGAPYNVAVQLQRLGHPAQLISRVGEDELGAGLVAAMQQQGLDCHLIQRSQTHLTGVVKVNLTSGPRVYKIVEPVAWDYLQYTEEVRAAVAEARMVVYGSLAARSAATRETLYRLLQVARFKVFDVNLRPPHYTRTGIKYLLRQADLVKLSEQELSEIMGWLGQPSDEATALPWLAAHFKLEAVCLTKGAAGATLWYRNELISEAGHPAAAQDSLGTSDAFLATLLTHWGTHSPAECLRAALAARPQGTAPPVHASLSP; from the coding sequence ATGAATCCTTCAACCGCCATCGTTTGCATAGGGGAATTCCTCTGGGATATGCTGCCCGCCGGCCGCCAACCCGGCGGGGCGCCCTACAACGTGGCCGTGCAGCTGCAACGGCTAGGCCACCCGGCCCAGCTTATCAGCCGGGTGGGGGAAGATGAACTAGGCGCCGGCCTGGTAGCAGCCATGCAGCAGCAGGGCCTCGACTGCCACCTGATTCAGCGCAGCCAGACTCACCTGACGGGCGTGGTGAAAGTAAACCTCACCTCCGGCCCCCGGGTGTATAAAATTGTAGAGCCGGTTGCCTGGGATTACCTCCAATACACTGAGGAGGTCCGGGCCGCAGTGGCGGAGGCACGCATGGTAGTATACGGCTCCCTGGCCGCCCGCAGTGCCGCCACCCGCGAAACCCTCTACCGCCTGCTGCAGGTGGCCCGGTTTAAGGTGTTTGATGTAAACCTGCGCCCGCCTCATTATACCCGCACGGGTATCAAGTACCTTCTGCGGCAGGCTGATTTGGTAAAGCTCAGCGAGCAGGAGCTAAGCGAGATAATGGGGTGGCTAGGCCAGCCAAGCGACGAGGCCACGGCCCTGCCGTGGCTGGCAGCCCACTTCAAACTGGAGGCCGTGTGCCTAACCAAGGGGGCAGCCGGCGCCACACTCTGGTACCGCAATGAGCTGATCAGCGAAGCAGGCCACCCGGCCGCTGCCCAAGACAGCCTGGGCACCAGTGATGCTTTTCTGGCTACTCTGCTTACGCACTGGGGTACCCACAGTCCTGCAGAATGCCTGCGGGCAGCGCTGGCTGCTCGTCCCCAAGGTACCGCACCGCCAGTGCATGCCAGCCTTTCGCCCTAG
- a CDS encoding substrate-binding domain-containing protein: MSPKHYVNKMPVLRFGWLVLVLSSFLMLGSCAPQKKTAGYRIGFSQCSMAGPWRKEMLAGMERELSFHPEVQLQVLDAHDDSQKQQEQIREFVQQGVDLLIVSPYESEPVTPAVEEAYRRGIPVILLDRRTASQQYTAYVGGNNVEVGQTAARYISRLLKQRGNILEILGTPGSSATSERHLGFAQGLALHPGLHVVAQVTGDWTVRTLKPELTKALQAHPEVTMIFSHNDGMGHGAYEVCQELGLTKRVRIIGVDAQAGPGEGLDLVQRGVLDASILYSPGGEEAIRTALKILRKAPFNKENILGTIVVDSTNVLTLLQQNEKMRTQQQDIERQQSLLHRLQQTYASQQVVLNWLLVTLLGAVALGAAAWRSARKNRQINHLLALQNAENDKINRQLVHQNEEILQQRNQLEVMAEQARTDTEAKLRFFTNFSHELRTPLTLILGPVEELLTSSPDLTAPQRQDLALVRRNTQRLLQLVNQLLDFRKIEVGKMAVRATESNLVAFVREIVDAFEKPAHLRGVDLRFQVAQPVLMAWFDGNILDKVFFNLLSNALKFTPEQGRITISLQPADEGRSVRVSVADTGHGISPQDQSHIFEWFYQGEQGAVAKGSGMGLALAQGLVRLHQGQLTFSSQPGQGSTFVVTLPRELPEELRSHSPTAPLQLSLDEPEPITSELGHHLEQEGPENTSETLVLVIEDNSEVNDFLTRKLRTDFRVQSASDGHSGFRMATELIPDLIVCDVMMPGLSGLEVVTQLRADWRTSHIPVVLLTARTAPEQQVEGVQAGADLYLTKPFNPTFLQESIRTLLSNRARQREHFRRELSIDTATVATTNPDQKFLADLTAIVEANLTRSNLSVEDIARSLGISRMQLYRKVKAVLGTGVTDFVQNLRLTKARELLLDESLTIAEVAYELGFSSPSYFSASFKAHYQLAPSEFRTLHIAPHY; this comes from the coding sequence ATGTCTCCCAAACATTACGTGAATAAAATGCCCGTCCTTCGTTTTGGCTGGCTCGTGCTAGTACTTTCCAGCTTCCTAATGCTGGGTAGTTGCGCACCGCAGAAAAAGACAGCGGGGTACCGAATTGGCTTTTCACAGTGCAGCATGGCGGGCCCGTGGCGCAAGGAAATGCTGGCCGGTATGGAGCGGGAGCTGAGCTTTCACCCGGAGGTGCAGCTGCAGGTGCTGGATGCCCACGACGACAGCCAGAAACAGCAGGAGCAAATACGGGAGTTTGTGCAGCAAGGCGTTGACCTGCTTATCGTTTCGCCTTATGAGTCGGAGCCGGTAACGCCGGCCGTGGAGGAGGCCTACCGGCGCGGTATCCCCGTTATTCTGCTCGACCGCCGTACGGCCTCCCAGCAGTATACTGCCTATGTAGGCGGCAACAACGTGGAGGTAGGCCAAACGGCCGCCCGCTACATTTCCCGCCTGCTGAAGCAACGAGGCAACATTCTTGAAATTCTGGGTACTCCGGGCTCTTCGGCCACTTCTGAGCGCCACCTGGGCTTTGCCCAAGGCTTGGCCTTGCACCCCGGCCTGCACGTGGTAGCACAAGTAACCGGCGACTGGACCGTGCGCACCCTGAAGCCCGAGCTGACCAAGGCATTGCAGGCTCACCCGGAGGTGACCATGATTTTCTCCCACAACGATGGGATGGGCCACGGCGCTTACGAAGTGTGCCAGGAATTGGGCCTCACCAAGCGCGTGCGCATCATTGGGGTAGATGCGCAGGCAGGCCCGGGCGAGGGCCTAGATTTGGTGCAGCGGGGTGTGCTCGATGCGTCCATTCTATACTCGCCTGGGGGTGAAGAAGCTATCCGGACGGCTCTGAAAATCCTCAGAAAAGCGCCTTTCAACAAGGAGAACATCCTGGGTACCATCGTTGTTGACTCAACCAACGTGCTCACGCTACTGCAGCAGAATGAAAAGATGCGCACCCAGCAGCAGGATATTGAGCGCCAACAGAGCCTTTTGCACCGGCTGCAGCAAACCTACGCCAGCCAGCAAGTCGTATTAAACTGGCTGCTGGTTACCCTGCTGGGCGCTGTGGCGCTTGGGGCAGCGGCCTGGCGCTCCGCCCGCAAAAACCGTCAGATAAATCACCTGCTGGCCCTGCAAAATGCGGAGAACGATAAAATCAACCGTCAGCTGGTACACCAGAACGAGGAGATTCTGCAGCAGCGCAATCAACTGGAGGTAATGGCGGAGCAGGCCCGCACCGATACCGAGGCCAAGCTGCGATTCTTCACCAACTTCTCGCACGAGCTACGCACCCCCCTCACCCTCATTCTGGGCCCCGTGGAGGAGCTCCTGACCAGTAGCCCCGACCTGACCGCTCCCCAGCGTCAGGATCTGGCACTGGTGCGCCGCAACACGCAGCGCCTGCTACAGCTGGTAAATCAGCTGCTCGACTTCCGCAAGATTGAAGTGGGTAAAATGGCCGTGCGTGCCACCGAGAGCAATCTGGTAGCCTTTGTGCGCGAAATCGTAGACGCCTTTGAAAAGCCCGCTCACCTGCGCGGCGTAGATCTGCGCTTTCAAGTAGCGCAGCCGGTGCTCATGGCGTGGTTTGATGGCAATATTCTGGATAAAGTCTTCTTCAACCTGCTCTCCAACGCCCTCAAGTTTACGCCTGAACAGGGCCGGATAACTATTAGTCTGCAGCCAGCTGATGAAGGGCGCTCCGTGCGGGTTAGCGTCGCCGACACCGGCCACGGCATCAGCCCCCAGGACCAAAGCCACATCTTTGAGTGGTTTTACCAGGGTGAGCAGGGTGCCGTAGCCAAAGGCTCCGGCATGGGCCTGGCATTGGCCCAGGGTCTGGTTAGGCTGCACCAGGGGCAGCTCACGTTTAGCAGCCAGCCCGGGCAGGGCAGCACCTTTGTGGTAACGTTGCCCCGGGAGCTGCCCGAGGAACTACGCTCCCACAGCCCTACCGCACCCCTGCAGCTTTCTCTGGATGAGCCCGAGCCTATTACCTCTGAGCTAGGCCACCACCTGGAACAGGAAGGCCCTGAAAACACCAGCGAAACGCTGGTGCTGGTGATTGAAGATAACAGCGAGGTAAACGACTTTCTGACGCGCAAGCTCCGGACAGATTTTAGGGTGCAAAGTGCCAGCGACGGCCACTCGGGCTTCCGGATGGCTACCGAGCTCATTCCGGATTTGATTGTGTGCGATGTGATGATGCCCGGGCTGAGTGGCCTAGAGGTGGTTACGCAGCTGCGAGCCGACTGGCGCACCTCCCACATTCCGGTGGTGCTACTCACGGCTCGCACTGCCCCCGAGCAGCAAGTGGAGGGCGTACAGGCCGGCGCCGACTTGTACCTGACCAAACCCTTCAACCCCACCTTCCTGCAAGAGAGCATTCGCACCCTGCTCTCAAACCGGGCCCGGCAGCGGGAGCACTTCCGGCGGGAGCTCTCCATTGATACCGCCACGGTAGCTACCACCAACCCCGACCAGAAATTCCTGGCTGACCTTACCGCTATTGTGGAAGCCAACCTCACCCGCTCCAACCTGAGCGTGGAGGATATTGCCCGCAGCCTGGGTATCTCCCGGATGCAGCTGTACCGGAAAGTGAAAGCCGTGCTGGGCACCGGCGTTACTGACTTCGTGCAGAACCTGCGCCTGACCAAAGCCCGGGAACTGCTGCTCGATGAGTCTCTCACCATTGCCGAGGTGGCCTATGAGCTGGGCTTCTCCTCGCCCTCTTACTTCTCGGCCAGCTTTAAGGCCCATTACCAGCTGGCTCCTTCTGAGTTCCGGACCCTGCACATCGCGCCTCACTACTGA